Proteins co-encoded in one Osmerus mordax isolate fOsmMor3 chromosome 11, fOsmMor3.pri, whole genome shotgun sequence genomic window:
- the spint2 gene encoding kunitz-type protease inhibitor 2, giving the protein MAQVLSGGILCLFVVFVTSQVQEGIGGCAWDTEADPEQGLEPMSYENGARNLAHLPEITDMEGCQRACCNNKDCQLAMIGRPADGMAQCYLVTCIKDGQDVCTLGPSTQFQVYRKTSERQHTPRIQVVGLSDSETRVTNSTDQCLQPMFVGRCRASHRRFYYHAANGSCKPFIYGGCNANGNNFQSQEECEKTCSGVTGPVVSKEAYPGTPEPFADSKPGAGPVQASARGRMSGPLRLEDQAVEQDVHKEGQSDYAERCQAKTEVGPCRASMRRFHYDFATQTCQPFIFGGCSGNSNNYHTEEDCMSSCTVSVSTSKKGPAVANQQYIDSCVVPYDAGPCRASFPMFYFDSVSQTCRPFTYGGCRGNSNSYSSAAECLSRCTGDQGRFELLNADVHGWWVPALFVVGTLVALTVLVLAGLIVVTALRARCQRHSSHGDKEELLTRQTSLETLAQDESPKVVGI; this is encoded by the exons ATGGCTCAGGTGTTGAGCGGCGGCATATTGTGCCTCTTCGTCGTGTTCGTCACATCTCAGGTGCAGGAGGGAATAGGGGGATGCGCGTGGGACACAGAAGCCGACCCCGAACAGGGTCTAGAGCCGATGTCCTACGAAAACGGAGCCCGTAACCTGGCTCACTTACCGGAGATAACCGACATGGAAGGGTGTCAGAGGGCTTGCTGCAACAACAAGGACTGCCAGCTCGCTATGATCGGTAGACCAGCAGACGGAATGGCTCAGTGCTACCTGGTGACCTGCATTAAAGACGGCCAAGACGTTTGCACTCTGGGGCCCTCGACGCAGTTCCAGGTCTACCGTAAAACATCCGAGCGTCAACACACCCCGAGAATCCAAGTAGTTGGCCTCAGCGACAGCGAAACGAGGGTAACCAATTCAACAG atCAGTGCCTCCAGCCCATGTTTGTGGGCAGGTGTCGTGCTTCCCACCGCAGATTCTATTACCACGCCGCCAACGGCTCCTGCAAGCCCTTCATCTACGGCGGCTGCAACGCCAACGGCAACAACTTCCAGTCTCAGGAGGAGTGTGAGAAGACCTGCTCCGGGGTCACAG gcCCTGTTGTGAGTAAGGAGGCCTATCCTGGTACGCCTGAACCTTTTGCAGACTCCAAGCCTGGTGCTGGGCCCGTCCAGGCCTCCGCCCGGGGCAGAATGTCCGGGCCCCTGCGCCTGGAGGACCAAG ctGTAGAACAAGACGTCCATAAGGAGGGGCAGTCTGACTACGCAG AGCGCTGCCAGGCCAAGACGGAGGTGGGACCATGCCGGGCATCTATGAGACGCTTCCACTACGACTTTGCCACGCAAACATGCCAGCCTTTCATCTTCGGAGGCTGCAGTGGAAACAGCAACAACTATCACACGGAGGAGGATTGCATGAGCTCCTGCACAG TGTCCGTCAGTACCTCCAAGAAGGGTCCTGCTGTTGCCAACCAACAATACATAG acagCTGCGTGGTTCCTTATGATGCGGGGCCGTGCAGGGCCTCCTTCCCCATGTTCTACTTCGACTCCGTCTCCCAGACCTGCCGCCCCTTCACCTACGGAGGTTGCCGAGGCAACAGCAACAGTTACAGCTCCGCGGCCGAGTGCCTGTCTCGCTGCACCGGGGATCAGG GTCGCTTCGAGCTCTTGAACGCCGATGTACATGGTTGGTGGGTGCCAG cGCTCTTTGTCGTGGGCACACTGGTGGCTCTCACCGTCCTGGTGCTGGCCGGCCTGATCGTGGTCACGGCGCTCCGCGCCCGCTGCCAGCGCCACTCCTCCCACGGCGACAAGGAGGAGCTGCTGACCAGGCAGACCTCGCTGGAGACCCTGGCCCAGGACGAGAGCCCCAAGGTGGTCGGTATCTGA
- the ppp1r14ab gene encoding protein phosphatase 1, regulatory (inhibitor) subunit 14Ab: MAANRVGRRCNNKVHSPSRGSGREPGLSVQKRQARVTVKYNRKELQRRLDVEKWIDCGLDELYLGKEEDMPEEVNIDELLDLKSDEERTHRLQEILQTCNTNTEVFVQDLVLKLHGLQKQEELHNDGIEHPQLHIFPNRPGSVDREVLH, encoded by the exons ATGGCAGCGAACCGGGTCGGGAGGAGATGTAACAACAAAGTCCACTCACCGAGCAGGGGCTCCGGTAGGGAACCGGGTCTAAGCGTGCAGAAGCGGCAAGCGCGTGTGACTGTGAAGTACAACAGAAAGGAACTTCAGCGGCGCCTGGATGTGGAGAAGTGGATAGACTGTGGTCTGGACGAGCTCTATCTGGGAAAG GAGGAAGACATGCCTGAGGAGGTGAACATCGACGAGCTGCTCGATCTGAAAAGTGAcgaggagagaacacacagactgcag GAAATCCTTCAAACCTGCAACACCAACACAGAG GTGTTCGTCCAGGACCTGGTCCTGAAGCTTCACGGCCTGCAGAAACAGGAAGAGCTCCACAACGACGGCATCGAGCACCCCCAGCTGCACATCTTCCCCAACCGCCCGGGCTCTGTGGACAGGGAGGTGCTGCACTGA